The Microplitis mediator isolate UGA2020A chromosome 4, iyMicMedi2.1, whole genome shotgun sequence nucleotide sequence AAAttctagtaaatttttttcattttctcctaaaattcgatataatttatcaatattccctttttcaattgaatcaGTTAATTCTTTTTTCAACGGCTGTTTTTTAGAATTACTTATTTCGCAGTTTTggttaatatttactaatgtCGTCAAATATTCTTGTGTATTTTCATGTTTCACTtcattggaattttttttatttttatcaatgtcCAAAAAATGTAATTCTTCAACTTCTGTACCATCTAATAACCTATCATTAGTTTTGTTAGAATCTATAGATTCTATTAGAGTTGATCTTTGAATTTTGTCAGAAGAACTTTCTTCCCCGtcaaagttatttatatttatagaattttttatatttcctgTACTAATTGCACTATTATTACTGCAGCTAACAACACCAAGAAACTTTtcgcgtttttttttgtattcctCAATTTGCTCTTCAATTATCGCTCctcgattttctatttcttttgTACGATTATTGTAGATATCTTTGTATGAaagagttttaaaaaacttttccgCAGATTTTACATCAGCGatgtttttattcaaatagtTACCTCCTTTTCTGTCGCCATttttatgcatttttttaactttaaccAAAAGTAATTCATTTGGTTTAGAACCTTTTACAGTAACATACATTATATCTTCTTCTTTCGCTGGTGGTGCAATCACGGTATTCAATTGGTCAATCTTTGATTCTTTCTCTGATACTGCTGTATTGTTCAATGCATCtaatgaaatgttttttttcaacaaatttttttgtttcaacatTGCATCATTTTCGGATTCAAGGATGTCTGGATtcgattgaattaaaatattagataCTACTGATTTATCAGtttctaattttatataagttttAAGTTCTGAATTGTActgataaattgatttatctgtTATATCTTCTGATTCTTCACCATTCTTTTGGCataattcatcatttattGGTAAAGTCGTTTCTTTACTATACACATCAGCATGATTTTCTTGTTGcacgttatttaaattagtgtCTATTTCCATGTCAAAATGTGACTTATCACACGTTTCTATTGAAGGTATAGAATTATCGGGATCGAATTCTTCAGTAAAATTATCTTCATTATACTTGTTTTTCTCTTCATGttccattaaattatctattgCGTTTGCACAGTGGTTATTAGCAGCTACGTCACtcgaattaattatgattcgTGACGATTCTCGTTTATTAACTTGCATTGGGCACTTGATGATTTCTTCTCGTTCTTGAgacttttttgaatttataaattcatctgGCTTTAAGTCCGTTTGGCGCGCAGACACTGAACTTAAAGACGTAcgaattgattttaatttaacttcaGCCTTTTTTATTTGCATAAAAAACTTGTAACTCATTTTTAAATCGCAAATGCAATCCATACAAATTTGTGTGGATAAACTATCATCTTTACTAATATGCTCTAGATGTCTCATTTGTTGATTTAATCTCATTTGGATACCTTTTTCTCCGAATATATCTACCAAAGGTATTTTTAATCCAGCACATGTacgacaataattttttaattgaattttagaATGTGCTGAGAGCGgtgttttattttcatttggtattttatttgaaaaattacctgTGTTTACTTCATCGCAACTACTGATTTCACCTGTCACAACCTTCACTTTGGAGAGTACTTTCTTCAAatcatctatattttttacttgtttAACAGGTTTTTCTTCTAGTGTTGTCATTGTTCTCGACGTTTTATTCATCAAATCATCAAgcgaattaatatttttcaatagtttctttccattcaataaaaaattgactttgtaattttgtaatatatctCTATTATCATCATTTCCAACGTTTACAAAATCTATGGGgttatttgattttataaaatcactaCTTTCACTTGTAGAATTCCTTTCACATGATGAAGAGACACTTGATCTAGATTCTAAAATAAATGCAAaacatttttgttaaattttgtttattttaataagatcttaaaaaaattttaattaccatcaatatattgataatacgAATTCTTCTCTTCGAAATCgatcattttttcattatgatgtcgatctaaataatttatcgagtCAATACTGGGGTCTAAAACTTGTTCTGAGCCCCTCACATTACATTTACTTATATCATCCTTGATAGACTGCATTGAAAATGAATTTCGGACTgcattaaatgtataaatacCACTATCCTATAATagtaaaatagaataaatagtggt carries:
- the LOC130666515 gene encoding uncharacterized protein LOC130666515; this encodes MNASDGNDSGIYTFNAVRNSFSMQSIKDDISKCNVRGSEQVLDPSIDSINYLDRHHNEKMIDFEEKNSYYQYIDESRSSVSSSCERNSTSESSDFIKSNNPIDFVNVGNDDNRDILQNYKVNFLLNGKKLLKNINSLDDLMNKTSRTMTTLEEKPVKQVKNIDDLKKVLSKVKVVTGEISSCDEVNTGNFSNKIPNENKTPLSAHSKIQLKNYCRTCAGLKIPLVDIFGEKGIQMRLNQQMRHLEHISKDDSLSTQICMDCICDLKMSYKFFMQIKKAEVKLKSIRTSLSSVSARQTDLKPDEFINSKKSQEREEIIKCPMQVNKRESSRIIINSSDVAANNHCANAIDNLMEHEEKNKYNEDNFTEEFDPDNSIPSIETCDKSHFDMEIDTNLNNVQQENHADVYSKETTLPINDELCQKNGEESEDITDKSIYQYNSELKTYIKLETDKSVVSNILIQSNPDILESENDAMLKQKNLLKKNISLDALNNTAVSEKESKIDQLNTVIAPPAKEEDIMYVTVKGSKPNELLLVKVKKMHKNGDRKGGNYLNKNIADVKSAEKFFKTLSYKDIYNNRTKEIENRGAIIEEQIEEYKKKREKFLGVVSCSNNSAISTGNIKNSININNFDGEESSSDKIQRSTLIESIDSNKTNDRLLDGTEVEELHFLDIDKNKKNSNEVKHENTQEYLTTLVNINQNCEISNSKKQPLKKELTDSIEKGNIDKLYRILGENEKNLLEFQEYLKQRKIVIARLNDQDIISLYEDRHATIQKKFPNLIYENHSVNPTNENNFLDCDYCSEIFFSQESFEEHLKTHDFKILFFCEDCGSEFSTNKAKRAHNIICVKKLICKYCDFVSESKGKKRQHEQKHCDAIYGQLCDMCGEKFKHQGTLDQHIKTQHMSWEKIFQCPKCPKKFAFKQKLSFHVKSVHTTLRAYLCEDCGADFKNPASLRHHRIRKHQPSSNKRECQVCHKIVPFYSLSKHMYTHKAYTIKCPHCDKMFKNSSTLKQHLRIHEDQRPYRCENCGAGFNRRDGLRLHMRVHLKSNSRALRECSCQICSEKFPNHSMLVIHRNRVHKDGKQYTCRICNRSMLSSRSLEWHMSHIHNEIPPGISRDQVEPTLEKKRVLCNHCNKTFKTEMILRTHIKNTHMEKNPVKCLDCDLMFTSEVRLKHHMMIAHNRFEGTLTCPHCPKRFVNQLRLKTHMISHSEDRPYTCEICGFNLKTKIQLIKHHQNKHSDERPLQCRFCPWRCKQVSALVCHERTHTNERPYSCIVCKQRFKYLGDKNKHQRRHESLGGAGFKRIVAGRNIKQSRNHEGETSGSDQEQVEPEDEYETTVEDEQQFGEQISHEGDQQIIKFEAVEVDEDYEQVYEQEYDEISEIASDSADVIMSIENTSVYTEEVSAENIEHEDITDQMLQPGTIVHLRQKDENGKIQVIPVMLSLPDLTESGTEVDLATASIMYNS